The DNA sequence TTGGTAACATAACAGGGGCCTGTAAAGTATTTTGagttccaaaacaaaacaaaacaaaacaaaacctggatAAAATTTTAGAAAAATATGAGCACAAATACCATAACTCCAAAATTGAAGTATAAAAGAGAATAAAAGGACTCAAtcggtaaaaaaaaaaaaaaaggtactaGTGACAAGTCTCTGGGAATCCATACAACAGAATTAATTAATACAATATTTTCCTGCCTCAGTCCAAAAATCACAATGTATCATAAAATTGAAACACactccccccccaaataaaagcCATATAAATACCACTCACCTCTGGACAGTGAGCAAACACAGGATTGTCCCATTCTGAAAGCAAGGACTGGACAGATTCTCCAGAAGTATCTAGAACAGAATGTATGTACAATCATGAAACTATAAGCAGCTCCATATTAGATTTTTATCATGCCACTGTCCTACTTCATTCACGCATTAGGAAGGCTGTTTCATATTTGCTATGTTTCCTGCCCCTTAAGATAAACTTTGTATAAGTCTCTAAGTAGGAAAAAGTCCACAAACTGTCAAGTATGAAGTTCAGCATCAGATTTCATTTTATTGCAAATACAAAGATTTTGCTGAATAAaagttatttgtatatttatttatatttgtatattttgttatttgtaaaCAGAGCAATGTTTCTCCATCATCTGCCTAAAGCTATATTTGAGCAGCCATGTGATCTTTAAACAGGATGGTTATCTGTACAACAACCTATCATActttgaaatgttaaaaagaCTTGAAGTCAGCTGCCAGTTCTGTTCCCACTATAGAAACATACATTCCAGAACAATAGTTAAAACTTCTTTGGTTCACACCCACAATGTAATTGACTTTGACCACACTAGAATTATTTCCAATTCCACACATCAAGTGATTCATACATGTCCCATTGTTAACAGGCCTTGAATCACTCCAAGTTTCTGTTGGGATAGGAGGCAGAATTTTTTGGTTTGTTATTATTTAACATAGTACTCTATGTCCTGGCAAACTGGGCCTACCTCTAAAAGCTTGGCTTGCAAAACTCCTCTCAGTCTGAGGTCTTGGAAGGAAGGGCACAATAAGCTCACTTCTAAAGGGGTGACATCGGCACTGAAACCCTAGATACtcaagaaaataattatttctgcaAATTTTCTCGCAAGCAGATTTCTGCTTTAGTACAGAAATGACTGACGGCTCAAAGGATGATTAGCATCATAAGAAAAAGAACAGTTCATTCAGTATCATAAAATagagaaataaagaaacaagCAATGTTATATGAATGACCAAAGAAACATCAATAAGGAGGCTTGCACATTAACTGTAACGTTACAATAGAACAGTGTATTCTATGTGTAGGGTAACCCCTTTGGAGTCAGGGGGCACAAGATACCTACAATAAGGTATAAAATTCCAGGGCAAGAAAGGATGCCACAACATGTAGAGCCTCCCAGAAGCAGAAGTGTAGTGCAACAAGGTGTAACAAAACTGGAAACACACAAGACTATCAGTTCAGACTACAGCAGTTCTTCCtcgctcttcctccttctctatcTAATTGGCTTTAAGAGTCACAAATGTCCAGTTACAGCTTTCTGATGCTATGGTTGGCCACTATCCCACAGATCTTTACACATAGGCTGCACATATGCAACTCTGTATAAAGATGCCACATGCTTGGTTATCAAAGACTTAACAGTCGGTAACCCAATTGTGACGTTAGTCTTAATAATGCATCCGCACTTCAGAATCAatccagtctggcaccactttcaACAACCATGGgtgaatgctaaggaattctggaatttgtagttcattgtgctcagagctctctgacagagacgactaaatgtctcaaaaaacatcagttcccagaattccacagcattcagccatggtagttaaagtggtattaaactggattaattctgcagtgtgaatgcagcctaagtttaaaagaaaagttaGAAAGGTACTGTAACAGAACACCATCACTCAAAAAATCTTGGTGACTGAAATTTGCTATGTTTACTGTATTCTATGTGGATTTCTTATACCTTTAAAGAGAACTTAACTACAATTTTATTGAAGATACTTTCAATGTTTACTGGATCAATACTAACCTTTTAGGATTctgggtattttatttttattgcaacagGAAAAACCCAGCAGCTGATTAGAAATCTTAAAACCAAAGTATAAGATCAAATCAGGACCAGACTTTTCATGCCTACTGAGAAATTACTGCATCAAGCATATTAGATAACCAATAAACTTAAATTCTGCAAATTCATTTAATATTACTAATTATATGAGGACTGCAGAAAATACTGCTATGAATAACAATGTCTGTATATATGAAAGAAGTATTTCAcacacgtgcgcgcacacacacgcgcacacacacaaaaatgacaCTCAAAACTCATCTTCACAATAACGCTAAATGGTCAGATTTAAAACTCACTTCACTTACCATTCTCAATGACATTTACAGCCATAGTGCTTATATCTTTAGCACATACAGCCTGAGAGTCCCCACTGGGAGCATTATAGGTACTCAGTCCAGTCATTGGGTTGATGTACACTGTCTTGCCCAACGATGCATCAAACTGGTGCAACCACTCAAATGAATGCAACTGTGGTTTCTCATTATCTACTGCATTTGAATCATCTGTGGCATCTTCCAAATTACTGGACACAATCATGCTTTGAGATTCATAAACTTTCACAGCTTGCTTTGTAGATTCATTCATAATACCTACATCTTCACAGGAACCATCAGAATCCACCTCTCTATCAGACAAAGTTAAAGTTTTATTTTGCGAGACTGTATATTCTCCATCAGTGCCAATAAAACTATGTCTTACAGTATCTTCAACATCCTCTGATCTTCTGCTTGAGCTTCCCATATCATTAACCTGTTCATTAGACGTTGAGGCAAAAGAGCAACTCTCTGTCCATTCTTCTCTTTGGGAAAATTGAGGAATTTGACAGGTACTTTGCAAAACATTATTTTGAGATGACAGTTTCCATATGTTCTCATCATTTTGTCTTGACCATGCTTGGGATTGTTCTGAAGATGGCCCTGTGGATTCTGTACTTGAAACTCCTTGAAGGCTTTTCTTCATTTGAGATAATTTAGAAGCAAGTGTTCCTGTTATCTCAGTGTcagaaacatttttctttctgatttGCAAGGAATCTTCCGGTGTTACAGGACTTACATTAAAAGCTTTTCCATTTAATAATTTTTCCCCCATGGAATGttgagactttttaaaagaaaccaggCAATCACTGGCCCTATTATTAGACACACTGTCCTTGTTAGGAGTTTCACAAATGATGCACCTTTGAATATCTGTATTCACATCATTGAGAAACCTACCACAGACTGGAATCTCATCTTCAGCCCTCTTTTCCATATCAGCTATTGATGATGTACTTTTTATATTTCCATAATGTCTCTTAAATCTATCCAATGAGCCCAGCTTTCGATGTAAGCTTAATTTTGTAAAGCCACCAGATGTAGGCTTAAGTGAAAGTTCAGCCATTTGTCTACATTTAGTTGCACTGTCTAGAAGAGGAACTGAACCTGAAGAACCCacagaactatttttttttatatatggtGCCCCCAAACCCACATTATCATTTACATGAACTGAACCTACCTTATTCTTTTGATTTGAcagatttcccatttctatgcacTCGTCTGTACTTTCTGTAggatttcttttgtttgttatcTTTAAATATTCTTGACTATTTAGAACCTGTCCTAAAAATCCCTGTCTATTTTCAAATACATCCCTGGCACTTACTGGGCCTAATTTAGACTGCCTGCTTAAAGGACCATTTCTTTCTCTTGCGCTATGTGGTTGCTGCTGATTTTGCACCAAATGTGTTATAAGGCCTGTGGAACAGAGCCTCATTGGTCCCCATCCCATTACCTCTGCTCCATTAGTATCTGATCCTGTAGAAAGTTCCTTGTCCTCTTTCACTGTCTTATATTTTCCCTGCAAGTCACATCCCAAAACAAATTCATACTTAAACTCATTAGCATCTTCCACCATTCCTGCATGTTCTGCTGTGACAGAGTTCAGCCCACTTTCCCGAAATGCCTCATCTTGTTGATTACTTATATCTTTATCAGATTTCTCAGTGCAAAGGGAAGTACTGGCATGGTTGTCTATTTCTAACGCAACTGATCTGTCCTGCCCATCACATTCTTGGGGCAACTTGGAACTAGTTACTTCAGTCTGTGGGTTAACCAATATACATGACGTTTCCTGTAGGTTATTCAATTCAGGGAGATTTGGAGTAGTGCCATTTTTATTGCTCAAAAGATTGTCTGCTTTACTGTTTTCAAGTTCAAGAACAGCTTCATTGGTGCCAGTTAAATCTGGGCAAATACCTACTCTCTCCACATTGTTAATAGGTTCTGTGTGATCCGATGCAGTCTTTGCAagaattattttccttttgaCAGACTTTGATTGCAGATTAAACATTTCATAAGAATCCACAATATTATCACAGGCTCTCTTAAAACTCTCCTGCCTGCCTGTCTCCTCTGGGATAGAAGTCTGTAAAGCTACAGCATTATCCAAACAAAAGCCATTGTTTTCATTAAACTCTTTAATGTCTTCACCACACAGCTCAATATATAGATGTTCTCGCTTTAAGAATGCTTTTATTCCTTCTTCAATGCAAGTCAGGAGAGCAGCCCAATTGCGAAACTCTATGAGAGTTTTTGCAGGTTCCAAACACACATCATACTCATCATATTGACACTTCACATTGATAACAAAGACTCCATAGAGCTCTGAGCCAGAGCGATGACGAGCGGGACTTGAAGTCAGCGATCCACTTTTTGCCTTAGATATAACACTTTGTTTTCTTAGTAAAAAATCAATAAGTTTATGCAATCTTGTTTTTAATACCAGTCTATTATTTACATATaaaaactgaatatttttattgtaatgtccTTCAGTACTGACAAAACCACTGATTTCAAATCCTCCAGACTTATAATTTATTTCTCGTAATTTCTGTGATTTGCTTAGACCATAAATCTGAGAAAACCGTGAGCACATATCTTTTGTCTTGGACAGCTGAAGCATCATTGAGCAGGAGGTATCATTTCTTaaagaaaaggagacaaaagGATGAATAAGTGAAATGGCTTCTATTTTATGCCTCACTCTCTCCAGTTCCAGTATGGAGTCCATGCACTTTCTCCGCACAGGTAAGTGACAGAATAAGTTGTACACGGCCACTGTTGTTCCAGCACTTGGTCTATTCAATTCCGTCTCACAAACCTCCAGTCCTTTCCCATTGTGAAACATTTTCAGGAAgctttttgctattttatttgtcTTGGATGATATTTCCAGGATGCTAGCCATGTTTGCAATGCTTGCCAAGGCTTCTCCACGGAAACCATAAAAACGTAGATTCTCTAGGTCTTCTACTGAGCAGCACTTACTAGTAAAATACCTATTCCCAACTTTGCTGAGATCTTCTTTTCCCATACCACAGCCATTATCCACCACCTGGATCTTCAATGTTTCCAGATCAACTCTAACAGCCACACAAGTAGCTTTAGCATCTATGCTGTTAAGAACAAGTTCCTCAGCACATTGCCCCAATGAGTTGATGGCCACTCCAGACCGGAAACAGGCTTGTACTTCTTCAGGCAAGCATCTGATCATTGCAAAGCAGTAAGGAAAAATCCGGAGACTGGAAATATGTCACTGCTTGTTCTGTTATCTCCTGTTGGAAAACAAATAGTTCGCAGCTTAAtttaaagggctttttaaaaagaaaagacaaagacaaagccTTCACAAATctcttttgtggttgttgtgtgtcttcaagtcaaccctgatttatggtgaccctatcatggcaagtttcttcaggtggggtttgcaattgccatcctctgaggttgagaggatgtgacttgctcagggtcccTATTGGGTTTATAtgtccaagccaggatttgaaccctggtctcagagtcctagtccaatgctcaaaccactacgtctcTCTGGCTCTGTCACAAATCTCTTAGCACTTCCCTAGCATGTTCCTGTGGTCAGTTTTGTTTTATCTGTTCCAGTCCCTAGATTAGAAACATCCAGTTACAGAATACTGCTTcagccgcaggggaaggcaatggcaaacctcctctgaatacatcttgccaagaaaacgccctgatagggtcaccttaggattgccataaagtTGGATACgacccaaaggcacacaacaacaacaaatgacaaaatACTGATTGTCATCAGCAATCAATTTGTGGttcaggtgaccttgggcaagtcacactctctcagccccaggggaaggcaaaggcaatgctGCTGGAGAAGCTTGCCAAGacaataattcaaagatatagccatgttggtctgtagaatcagtctgtagagagatctccaagaaagaaggtggcagcatgagccttcaaagacttaagtctacttcctcaggtgcatttggggaatatagtatgcagagagatctgtagcccctttgagactcactccaagaaagaaggtggcagcatgagccttcaaAGACTTAAgttacttcctcaggtgcatttggggaatatagtatgcagagagatctgtagcccctttgagactcactccaagaaagaaggtggcagcatgagccttcaaagacttaagtctacttcctcaggtgcatttggggaatatagtatgcagagagatctgtagcccctttgagactcagtcgctgagagaaagaagagggcagcatgagcttccctacaacccagtctcctcctctctcttcaaagcacctgaggaaggaactgaggtatagggaagctcatgctgccctcttctttctctcagcGACTgggtctcaaaggggctgcatgAGCTCTGCTGACCTGCCAAGAGAAgaccaggataggtttgccttagggtcgccagcaGCGGCGTTGTCCTTATTCTCCGCAAAGGGAGCTTGGCCTGCCTTGCCTGCAGCCTCAGGGCcgggagaagcagcagcaacgccggcctcctccgccgcctcctccccagactgtgcccttttaagagattttggacttcagctcccagaagcctcggccatgtGGGCCCatactctgggattctgggagctggagtcctaAATCCCTTGAAGGGCAATTCTGGGAGCACCGCCGTCTGAGGCACAGTTCCCCCcgtcccctccctctctcctccgcCTTCCTCCCCGGAGAAATTCACCTCCTCCTCAGCAGACTTCTCCCGCCGCCTCAGCCGTTAAGCGCCGGACGTTGGCGGGGTTTCTAAGGGGAAGGCGAGGAAGGCtcgaggagctacaaaggctcaTTTTGCAGCGCAGGACGGAGCGCCTCGCGGGGCACCCTGGGCCTTGTAGTTCCGCAACCCTCATGCCCCCGCCTCCTGGCGCCATTTTCCTTCCACTGTAATCTTAATGAGGAGGTGTCAAGTCACCACAAATCACTACACAATACACTCTTCcctcacatttgcagctttgacttatttattaatatgttctctctaggcatatctaggtcctccagtgcaactccatggtcaactgtAACCTAAAGTCACACTGAAGCCTGAATTTCTATTTATATTAATgtgtttagtttttgttttgtaatgtcctacatcttttcttgaacatcctacattttgcagtgccttgtcctcctttggagttATGACATCTGATCCTGGATATGTATCTTCATTTATGTGTCGGCTGCCTTAGTTTCCGACTTACGACAACCATGGGGTTTcttggggtttgccattgccatcctctgaggctgagagagcatgacttgcctaaggtcacccagtgggcttcatggtcaAACTGggaatcgagccctggtctccagtattCATAGCCAGGTGCTACTGATCAGGGATGGGATGATACAGTATTTAGTGTTTCTTAAACTAGCCcctatatgcagaaaacattgtgcCCAGAggaggcttagactcagaggcaaaTCTAAGATTTGTGATACAATAGGTGAAACCCACAAAGCCCTgtaacaattactgaagaaggtcaatgAGGAAAGTGGCAAGACAGGCTTAAGGTTGaacatcaaaacaaa is a window from the Sceloporus undulatus isolate JIND9_A2432 ecotype Alabama chromosome 1, SceUnd_v1.1, whole genome shotgun sequence genome containing:
- the MLH3 gene encoding DNA mismatch repair protein Mlh3 isoform X3, with protein sequence MIRCLPEEVQACFRSGVAINSLGQCAEELVLNSIDAKATCVAVRVDLETLKIQVVDNGCGMGKEDLSKVGNRYFTSKCCSVEDLENLRFYGFRGEALASIANMASILEISSKTNKIAKSFLKMFHNGKGLEVCETELNRPSAGTTVAVYNLFCHLPVRRKCMDSILELERVRHKIEAISLIHPFVSFSLRNDTSCSMMLQLSKTKDMCSRFSQIYGLSKSQKLREINYKSGGFEISGFVSTEGHYNKNIQFLYVNNRLVLKTRLHKLIDFLLRKQSVISKAKSGSLTSSPARHRSGSELYGVFVINVKCQYDEYDVCLEPAKTLIEFRNWAALLTCIEEGIKAFLKREHLYIELCGEDIKEFNENNGFCLDNAVALQTSIPEETGRQESFKRACDNIVDSYEMFNLQSKSVKRKIILAKTASDHTEPINNVERVGICPDLTGTNEAVLELENSKADNLLSNKNGTTPNLPELNNLQETSCILVNPQTEVTSSKLPQECDGQDRSVALEIDNHASTSLCTEKSDKDISNQQDEAFRESGLNSVTAEHAGMVEDANEFKYEFVLGCDLQGKYKTVKEDKELSTGSDTNGAEVMGWGPMRLCSTGLITHLVQNQQQPHSARERNGPLSRQSKLGPVSARDVFENRQGFLGQVLNSQEYLKITNKRNPTESTDECIEMGNLSNQKNKVGSVHVNDNVGLGAPYIKKNSSVGSSGSVPLLDSATKCRQMAELSLKPTSGGFTKLSLHRKLGSLDRFKRHYGNIKSTSSIADMEKRAEDEIPVCGRFLNDVNTDIQRCIICETPNKDSVSNNRASDCLVSFKKSQHSMGEKLLNGKAFNVSPVTPEDSLQIRKKNVSDTEITGTLASKLSQMKKSLQGVSSTESTGPSSEQSQAWSRQNDENIWKLSSQNNVLQSTCQIPQFSQREEWTESCSFASTSNEQVNDMGSSSRRSEDVEDTVRHSFIGTDGEYTVSQNKTLTLSDREVDSDGSCEDVGIMNESTKQAVKVYESQSMIVSSNLEDATDDSNAVDNEKPQLHSFEWLHQFDASLGKTVYINPMTGLSTYNAPSGDSQAVCAKDISTMAVNVIENDTSGESVQSLLSEWDNPVFAHCPEFAVNVNSGQADNLAVKIHNILYPYRFTKKMIHSVQVLNQVDSKFIACLINTRTDENEDAVMSGNLLVLVDQHAAHERVRLEQLITDSYEKQSETLGRKKLLASTVCPPLEIEITEDQRRLLRCWHKSLEDLGLELFFPENQLSQILVGKVPLCFVEREANELRRGRQTVAKSIVQEFIQEQAELLQTTGGAQGTLPLTILKVLASQACHGAIKFNDNLTFEDCCCLMKSLSCCHLPFQCAHGRPSMLPLADVDHLQQESQPKPNLAKLRRMAKAWQLLGKENDPSGKS
- the MLH3 gene encoding DNA mismatch repair protein Mlh3 isoform X4, whose amino-acid sequence is MIRCLPEEVQACFRSGVAINSLGQCAEELVLNSIDAKATCVAVRVDLETLKIQVVDNGCGMGKEDLSKVGNRYFTSKCCSVEDLENLRFYGFRGEALASIANMASILEISSKTNKIAKSFLKMFHNGKGLEVCETELNRPSAGTTVAVYNLFCHLPVRRKCMDSILELERVRHKIEAISLIHPFVSFSLRNDTSCSMMLQLSKTKDMCSRFSQIYGLSKSQKLREINYKSGGFEISGFVSTEGHYNKNIQFLYVNNRLVLKTRLHKLIDFLLRKQSVISKAKSGSLTSSPARHRSGSELYGVFVINVKCQYDEYDVCLEPAKTLIEFRNWAALLTCIEEGIKAFLKREHLYIELCGEDIKEFNENNGFCLDNAVALQTSIPEETGRQESFKRACDNIVDSYEMFNLQSKSVKRKIILAKTASDHTEPINNVERVGICPDLTGTNEAVLELENSKADNLLSNKNGTTPNLPELNNLQETSCILVNPQTEVTSSKLPQECDGQDRSVALEIDNHASTSLCTEKSDKDISNQQDEAFRESGLNSVTAEHAGMVEDANEFKYEFVLGCDLQGKYKTVKEDKELSTGSDTNGAEVMGWGPMRLCSTGLITHLVQNQQQPHSARERNGPLSRQSKLGPVSARDVFENRQGFLGQVLNSQEYLKITNKRNPTESTDECIEMGNLSNQKNKVGSVHVNDNVGLGAPYIKKNSSVGSSGSVPLLDSATKCRQMAELSLKPTSGGFTKLSLHRKLGSLDRFKRHYGNIKSTSSIADMEKRAEDEIPVCGRFLNDVNTDIQRCIICETPNKDSVSNNRASDCLVSFKKSQHSMGEKLLNGKAFNVSPVTPEDSLQIRKKNVSDTEITGTLASKLSQMKKSLQGVSSTESTGPSSEQSQAWSRQNDENIWKLSSQNNVLQSTCQIPQFSQREEWTESCSFASTSNEQVNDMGSSSRRSEDVEDTVRHSFIGTDGEYTVSQNKTLTLSDREVDSDGSCEDVGIMNESTKQAVKVYESQSMIVSSNLEDATDDSNAVDNEKPQLHSFEWLHQFDASLGKTVYINPMTGLSTYNAPSGDSQAVCAKDISTMAVNVIENGFQCRCHPFRSELIVPFLPRPQTERSFASQAFRDTSGESVQSLLSEWDNPVFAHCPEFAVNVNSGQADNLAVKIHNILYPYRFTKKMIHSVQVLNQVDSKFIACLINTRTDENEDAVMSGNLLVLVDQHAAHERVRLEQLITGAGTKVWKI
- the MLH3 gene encoding DNA mismatch repair protein Mlh3 isoform X1; this translates as MIRCLPEEVQACFRSGVAINSLGQCAEELVLNSIDAKATCVAVRVDLETLKIQVVDNGCGMGKEDLSKVGNRYFTSKCCSVEDLENLRFYGFRGEALASIANMASILEISSKTNKIAKSFLKMFHNGKGLEVCETELNRPSAGTTVAVYNLFCHLPVRRKCMDSILELERVRHKIEAISLIHPFVSFSLRNDTSCSMMLQLSKTKDMCSRFSQIYGLSKSQKLREINYKSGGFEISGFVSTEGHYNKNIQFLYVNNRLVLKTRLHKLIDFLLRKQSVISKAKSGSLTSSPARHRSGSELYGVFVINVKCQYDEYDVCLEPAKTLIEFRNWAALLTCIEEGIKAFLKREHLYIELCGEDIKEFNENNGFCLDNAVALQTSIPEETGRQESFKRACDNIVDSYEMFNLQSKSVKRKIILAKTASDHTEPINNVERVGICPDLTGTNEAVLELENSKADNLLSNKNGTTPNLPELNNLQETSCILVNPQTEVTSSKLPQECDGQDRSVALEIDNHASTSLCTEKSDKDISNQQDEAFRESGLNSVTAEHAGMVEDANEFKYEFVLGCDLQGKYKTVKEDKELSTGSDTNGAEVMGWGPMRLCSTGLITHLVQNQQQPHSARERNGPLSRQSKLGPVSARDVFENRQGFLGQVLNSQEYLKITNKRNPTESTDECIEMGNLSNQKNKVGSVHVNDNVGLGAPYIKKNSSVGSSGSVPLLDSATKCRQMAELSLKPTSGGFTKLSLHRKLGSLDRFKRHYGNIKSTSSIADMEKRAEDEIPVCGRFLNDVNTDIQRCIICETPNKDSVSNNRASDCLVSFKKSQHSMGEKLLNGKAFNVSPVTPEDSLQIRKKNVSDTEITGTLASKLSQMKKSLQGVSSTESTGPSSEQSQAWSRQNDENIWKLSSQNNVLQSTCQIPQFSQREEWTESCSFASTSNEQVNDMGSSSRRSEDVEDTVRHSFIGTDGEYTVSQNKTLTLSDREVDSDGSCEDVGIMNESTKQAVKVYESQSMIVSSNLEDATDDSNAVDNEKPQLHSFEWLHQFDASLGKTVYINPMTGLSTYNAPSGDSQAVCAKDISTMAVNVIENGFQCRCHPFRSELIVPFLPRPQTERSFASQAFRDTSGESVQSLLSEWDNPVFAHCPEFAVNVNSGQADNLAVKIHNILYPYRFTKKMIHSVQVLNQVDSKFIACLINTRTDENEDAVMSGNLLVLVDQHAAHERVRLEQLITDSYEKQSETLGRKKLLASTVCPPLEIEITEDQRRLLRCWHKSLEDLGLELFFPENQLSQILVGKVPLCFVEREANELRRGRQTVAKSIVQEFIQEQAELLQTTGGAQGTLPLTILKVLASQACHGAIKFNDNLTFEDCCCLMKSLSCCHLPFQCAHGRPSMLPLADVDHLQQESQPKPNLAKLRRMAKAWQLLGKENDPSGKS
- the MLH3 gene encoding DNA mismatch repair protein Mlh3 isoform X5: MIRCLPEEVQACFRSGVAINSLGQCAEELVLNSIDAKATCVAVRVDLETLKIQVVDNGCGMGKEDLSKVGNRYFTSKCCSVEDLENLRFYGFRGEALASIANMASILEISSKTNKIAKSFLKMFHNGKGLEVCETELNRPSAGTTVAVYNLFCHLPVRRKCMDSILELERVRHKIEAISLIHPFVSFSLRNDTSCSMMLQLSKTKDMCSRFSQIYGLSKSQKLREINYKSGGFEISGFVSTEGHYNKNIQFLYVNNRLVLKTRLHKLIDFLLRKQSVISKAKSGSLTSSPARHRSGSELYGVFVINVKCQYDEYDVCLEPAKTLIEFRNWAALLTCIEEGIKAFLKREHLYIELCGEDIKEFNENNGFCLDNAVALQTSIPEETGRQESFKRACDNIVDSYEMFNLQSKSVKRKIILAKTASDHTEPINNVERVGICPDLTGTNEAVLELENSKADNLLSNKNGTTPNLPELNNLQETSCILVNPQTEVTSSKLPQECDGQDRSVALEIDNHASTSLCTEKSDKDISNQQDEAFRESGLNSVTAEHAGMVEDANEFKYEFVLGCDLQGKYKTVKEDKELSTGSDTNGAEVMGWGPMRLCSTGLITHLVQNQQQPHSARERNGPLSRQSKLGPVSARDVFENRQGFLGQVLNSQEYLKITNKRNPTESTDECIEMGNLSNQKNKVGSVHVNDNVGLGAPYIKKNSSVGSSGSVPLLDSATKCRQMAELSLKPTSGGFTKLSLHRKLGSLDRFKRHYGNIKSTSSIADMEKRAEDEIPVCGRFLNDVNTDIQRCIICETPNKDSVSNNRASDCLVSFKKSQHSMGEKLLNGKAFNVSPVTPEDSLQIRKKNVSDTEITGTLASKLSQMKKSLQGVSSTESTGPSSEQSQAWSRQNDENIWKLSSQNNVLQSTCQIPQFSQREEWTESCSFASTSNEQVNDMGSSSRRSEDVEDTVRHSFIGTDGEYTVSQNKTLTLSDREVDSDGSCEDVGIMNESTKQAVKVYESQSMIVSSNLEDATDDSNAVDNEKPQLHSFEWLHQFDASLGKTVYINPMTGLSTYNAPSGDSQAVCAKDISTMAVNVIENGFQCRCHPFRSELIVPFLPRPQTERSFASQAFRDTSGESVQSLLSEWDNPVFAHCPEFAVNVNSGQADNLAVKIHNILYPYRFTKKMIHSVQVLNQVDSKFIACLINTRTDENEDAGAGTKVWKI
- the MLH3 gene encoding DNA mismatch repair protein Mlh3 isoform X2; the encoded protein is MIRCLPEEVQACFRSGVAINSLGQCAEELVLNSIDAKATCVAVRVDLETLKIQVVDNGCGMGKEDLSKVGNRYFTSKCCSVEDLENLRFYGFRGEALASIANMASILEISSKTNKIAKSFLKMFHNGKGLEVCETELNRPSAGTTVAVYNLFCHLPVRRKCMDSILELERVRHKIEAISLIHPFVSFSLRNDTSCSMMLQLSKTKDMCSRFSQIYGLSKSQKLREINYKSGGFEISGFVSTEGHYNKNIQFLYVNNRLVLKTRLHKLIDFLLRKQSVISKAKSGSLTSSPARHRSGSELYGVFVINVKCQYDEYDVCLEPAKTLIEFRNWAALLTCIEEGIKAFLKREHLYIELCGEDIKEFNENNGFCLDNAVALQTSIPEETGRQESFKRACDNIVDSYEMFNLQSKSVKRKIILAKTASDHTEPINNVERVGICPDLTGTNEAVLELENSKADNLLSNKNGTTPNLPELNNLQETSCILVNPQTEVTSSKLPQECDGQDRSVALEIDNHASTSLCTEKSDKDISNQQDEAFRESGLNSVTAEHAGMVEDANEFKYEFVLGCDLQGKYKTVKEDKELSTGSDTNGAEVMGWGPMRLCSTGLITHLVQNQQQPHSARERNGPLSRQSKLGPVSARDVFENRQGFLGQVLNSQEYLKITNKRNPTESTDECIEMGNLSNQKNKVGSVHVNDNVGLGAPYIKKNSSVGSSGSVPLLDSATKCRQMAELSLKPTSGGFTKLSLHRKLGSLDRFKRHYGNIKSTSSIADMEKRAEDEIPVCGRFLNDVNTDIQRCIICETPNKDSVSNNRASDCLVSFKKSQHSMGEKLLNGKAFNVSPVTPEDSLQIRKKNVSDTEITGTLASKLSQMKKSLQGVSSTESTGPSSEQSQAWSRQNDENIWKLSSQNNVLQSTCQIPQFSQREEWTESCSFASTSNEQVNDMGSSSRRSEDVEDTVRHSFIGTDGEYTVSQNKTLTLSDREVDSDGSCEDVGIMNESTKQAVKVYESQSMIVSSNLEDATDDSNAVDNEKPQLHSFEWLHQFDASLGKTVYINPMTGLSTYNAPSGDSQAVCAKDISTMAVNVIENGFQCRCHPFRSELIVPFLPRPQTERSFASQAFRDTSGESVQSLLSEWDNPVFAHCPEFAVNVNSGQADNLAVKIHNILYPYRFTKKMIHSVQVLNQVDSKFIACLINTRTDENEDADSYEKQSETLGRKKLLASTVCPPLEIEITEDQRRLLRCWHKSLEDLGLELFFPENQLSQILVGKVPLCFVEREANELRRGRQTVAKSIVQEFIQEQAELLQTTGGAQGTLPLTILKVLASQACHGAIKFNDNLTFEDCCCLMKSLSCCHLPFQCAHGRPSMLPLADVDHLQQESQPKPNLAKLRRMAKAWQLLGKENDPSGKS